CCGACTCTCAGGAAAGGGGTGCCCCCGGGGGGGGCCCCCAAATTCACCCAGCACCGGCAGGCTTGACCGGCTCCGAGGAAACACCGGCTGCCCCCCCGCCAGCTGCCCCGACCCCCATCGTGGTGGATGACAAGCTGGAAGAGCTCATCCGGCAATTCGAAGCTGAATTCGGGGAGAATTTCAACCTGCAGCCCCCCGAgacgcccgccccgctccccgccggggCTGCCGAGGTGCCGGGGGGGTCGGTACCCGCCCCACAAGTGCCCCCCACCGCCGCTGTGCCGGCTTCCAGCAGCGCTCCCCAAACCGGCCCTAAAAGCTTTTCGTTCTCACCGGGGAAGGGTTCAGAGCCCCCCTTCACCGCCCGGTCCCCAAAACAGATCAAAATCGAGTCTTCTGGTGCTATCACTGTGGTGTCCACCACGTGCTTTTACTCCGAGGAAAGCCAAAACCCGGACGCGGACGACGCCGATGGGACCCCAACCAAGGACGAGGTGCCGCTGACGCCCACCCTGAGCGGCTTCTTGGAATCACCGCTGAAATACCTGGACACGCCGACCAAAAGCCTCCTGGACACCCCGGCCAAGCGGGCGCAAGCGGAGTTTCCCACCTGCGACTGTGTTGGTGAGCGAGCGGCGGTGCCGGGGGGTTTCCCGGGGTGGCATTGCCAGGAGGTGGCTTTGCCAGGGTGGGATTGTCCTGGGTAAATAGCGGAGTGATGCCGTGGTGCTGGCAAGATGCTcactttttggggggatttggctCTTACATGGTGAAACCCTGATGCTGCAGGAactttctccttctcctgcttctccttcttttctcctctttctcctcctctctttctcctcctctctttctcctcctctctttctcctcctctctttctcctccttcttctcctccttcttctcctccttcttctcctccttctcctcctccttctcctcctccttcttctccttctcctgctccttctcctcctcctcctcgtccttttctccttctctccttctctcctccttctctcctccttctctcctccttctctcctccttctctcctccttctctcctccttctctcctccttctctcctcctctcctcctcctctcctcctcctctcctccttccttctcctccttctctcctcctccttccttctcctccttccttctcctccttccttctcctccttccttctcctccttccttctcctccttccttctcctccttccttcttcctccttccttctcctccttccttctccttccttctcctccttctcctcctcctccttttctccttctctccttcttctcctcttctctccttctctccttctccttcttttcttttggttACTCAAACTTTGACTCAGCGTGCAGGCTTATGCCTGGAGCTCTATTTACTGCTGGGATGTTGGGTTGTTCAGTGCCCAATCCCATCAGGATGCACTGAAAAAGCACCAAACTCTTGGATTTGATGgggctttttgtgtggtttttgggtttttttttggcatttgttAGACTTTACAGCAAGTGCTAGAGATTTCCCACCCAGTCCCCACAATCCGACCCCATCTGAGTGTGCGGGAGCTGGATCTTCCCTCCCCAGAATTTAAACCGGAGTCATGTTCTCCCCttggaggaacagggtgaggatttggggtgtccaactggaaaaatggacccCCCCACCACGGGGAGATGTGGCCTCAGGCCAAGCGCAAGCTGTACTTTATTAATGGGCCTTATGATTATTAATTTACTTGCTTGTAAATGGCAGCAGTAATTAGCCCAAATGGCACCGAGCGAATGAAAGGATTTTCTGGAGCCGCTCGGACCGATCTCAGAGTTTTGCAGGAAAagatttgggttggtttttttcttttgcaatataATTTATGGACTGGGAGAAGGGGGATCCCCCCCACCACCTCTCTCCATTTTCTCAAGGCAAAGCTGTGAGAAAAGCAATTAAGTCGGAGTCGGGGCTCGGTGCTTTATTAGGTGCCTGCGCTGTTAGACGCTGTAATAAAATCAGCCTTCGCTGCGTGTCCCGTATTGATCTCGGTCTGGCCAGCTGCAGCCCAGCTGAGCCCGGCTTTTCTCCTCGCCCTGGCGCCCGGCCAGTTCGACATGACGGGAATGAAAAtcaggggcaggggagcagggagATGGAACGGCACGGCGGGCCGGAGCATCCTTCGCTTCCCGCGCTGGAACCTTCAAAACCTTAAAAGCCACGAGGGATTCACTGCTGCTGGGGCCGTGTTGTTTGCAGGGATGTAGCCCAGAATCCTTCTTCTGTAGCTCAGCATCCTCCTCCGGTAGCCCAGCATCCTCCTCCAGTAGCCCAGCATCCTTCTCTGGTAGCCCAGCATCCTCCTCCCATAGCCCAGCATCCTTCTCTGGTAGCCCAGCATCCTTCTCTGGTAGCCCAGCATCCTCCTCCCATAGCTCAACATCCTTCTGTAGCCCAATATCCTTCTCCGGTAGCCCAGCATCCTGTTCCTGTAGCCCAGCATCCTGTTCCTGTAGCCCAGCATCCTTCTGTAGCCCAGCACCCTCCTCCCGTAGCCCAGCATCCCAACATCCTCCTCCAGTAGCCCAGCATCCTTCTCTTGTAGCCCAGCATCCTTCTCCCATAGCTCAGCATCCTCCTGTAGCCCAGGAGCCTTCTCTGGTAGCCTAGCATCCTTCTCCCATAGCTCAGCATCCTTCCGTAGCCCAACATCCTTCTCTGGTAGCCCAGCATCCTCCTCCCATATCTCAGCATCCTTCTGTAGCCCAGCATCCTTCTCCGGTAGCTCAGCATCCTTCTGTAGCCCAGCATCCTGTTCCTGTAGCGCAGCATCCTTCTGTAGCCCAGTATCCTCCTTCCGTAGCCCAGCATCCTTCTCCCGTAGCCCAGCATCCCAGCATCCTTCTGTAGCCCAACATTCTCCTCCAGTAGCCCAGCATCCTGTTCCTGTAGCCCAGCATCCTGTTCCTGTAGCCCAGCACCCTTCTGTAGCCCAACATCCTGTTCCTGTAGCCCAACATCCTTCTGTAGCCCAACATCCTCCTCCAGTAGCCCGGCATCCTTCTCTTGTAGCCCAACATCCTTCTGTAGCCCATCATGCTCCTCCAGTAGCCCATCATCCTCCTCCAGTAGCCCAGCATCCTTCTCTGGTAGCCCAGCATCATCCTCCCGTAGCCCAGCATCCTCCTCCTGTAgctcagcatcctcctcccatagctcagcatcctcctcccaTAGCTCAACATCCTCCTCCCATAgctcagcatcctcctcccaTAGCTCAGCATCCTTCTGTAGCCCAGCATCCTTCCACAGAAGGATGGGAGGTTTTTGGGTCCCCGAAGGGTGCAGGTCTGAGCACCCATCCCCTTGTTCTCCAACAGCGTTTTAGTGCTGGGATAAGAAAATGAAGGAGCGGCCAGGCTGTTTAATGAACCCCTGATTGCCTCTTCCCTTCCCTGATGCTCTTAGGGGGGTACTCTGTCAAGGAACCTTTGATTTTTTGGTGCAAAAGCACTCAATTTAAGGGAACTTGGGGGCTTGGCATCATTGGGGCCACCAGTGGAGGTGCCAACCCCAAAATGTCTGTCCTTGCAGAGCAAATTGTGGAGAAGGATGAGGGGCCGTACTACACCCACCTGGGTTCGGGGCCCACCGTGGCGTCCATCAGGGAGCTCATGGAGGAGCGGTAAGGGCCTCACCCCATCCTGGGGGCCAGGGGGATCCTGAGGGTTCTGTGAGGGCAAGTGGGGGCTGATGAAGGGGAGTGGGGGGGCCcatggggtcctgggagggtGAGGGTGGGTGGCATGAGGGCGAGTGGGGGCTTGTGAGTGTGAGTGGGGGCTTGTAAGGGTGAGTGGGGGCTCATGAAGGTGAGTAGAGGCGTTTGAGGGTGAGTGGGTGCTCATGAGGGTGAGTGGGGACTCATGAAGGTGAGTGGGGGATTGTGAGGGAGAGTGGGGTTTGTGAGGGTTTAGGGGGGCTCATGAAAGTGAGTGGGGGCTCATGagggcaaagggggtcccataAGGGCTACTGGGGGCCCATGAGGGTCCCGTGAGGGTGAGTGGGGTCCTGTGAGGGCAGTTGGGGGCCCATGAGGGTGAGTGTGGGACATCACAAGGGTAAGTGCGGTACTGTGAGGGTGAGTGGGGGCTCGTGAGAGTGAGTGGGGACCTGTGGAGGCAAAGGGCGTCCCGTAAGGATGGGTGGGGGCTTGTGAGGGTGAACAGGAGTCTCTGAGGGCAAATAGAGGCTCATGAGGGCTAGTGGGGGCTTGTGAGGGGGAGTGGGGGCCTGTGGGATTCTGTGAAGGTGAGTGGAGGCATCATGTGGGAAAGTAGCATCCCGTGAGGGTGAGTGGGTGCTGTGATGGGAGTGAGGACCTGTGAAGAGTCCTGTGAGGGTGAGTGATGTCCCGTGAAGGTGCCTGAAGGTGAGGGGGGGCTTGTGAGGGCAATCAGGGGCTTGTGGGGTCCTGTGAGGGTGTATGGGGGCCCATGAGGGCGAGTGGGGTCCCACAAGGGGGATTAGGGACTCATGAGGGGTCTGTGAGGGTGAGTGGGGGTTTGTGAGCATGAATGGGGGCCCATGAGGGCAAGCGGAGGCTTGTGAGGGCAAGTGAGAGTCCGTGAGGAAGAACTGGGGTTTGTGAGGGCGAGAGGGAGCCCATGGGGTCTTGTGAAGGCGAGTGGTGTCCTGTGAGGTTGCATGGGGTCCCATGAGGGTGGATAGTGTTCCCTGAGGACGAGTGGGGGTCCTGAAGGTGAGTGGGGGCTCCGGAGGGCTCCGGTGAGGGCGACTGGGGGCTCCTGAGGGCTCCGGTGAGGGCTCGTTGGCTCCTGTGAGGAAACCGGGGGCTCATGAGGGACCCATGAGGGCAAGCGGGGGATTCGTGAGTGTGGGGAGGAACAAGTGGGGCTGACACCCATCCCTCGGCAGGTATGGTGAGAAGGGCAAGGCCATCCGCATCGAGAAGGTCATCTACACGGGCAAGGAGGGGAAGAGCTCCCGGGGCTGCCCCATCGCCAAGTGGGTGAGTGTGCCCTGGCTCTTGTCCCCGCTCAGAGCCCTCCCCAACATAACACTCCTGAttgtcccctccctgcctggggacgaGGATGTTCCGCGGTGGCTGCAGTGGGCAGGATGCTCAGTCTGTGACTGGCAGGGAGGAAACGAGAGTGGCAGCCACCCCTGGGGAAACTCCACGGGGTTTCCCATCCGCAGCATTCGCCAAACAGCACGTCCGTGCCTGCACCCCCTGCGTCGGTCACATCCTCTCCCCGGCATCCCAAAACTCATGGGGGCGAATACAATGCAGTTctacccccccaaatccccacggGGTGCTGTGGAAGGCAGCCAGTGCCCGCTTTTGAGGTCGTCCCCATCCCATTGGAGTGGTGTGACGTGGCCCCACTGTCTTCCAGGTGATCCGCAGACACAACCAAGAGGAGAAGCTGCTGTGCCTGGTGCGGCACCGGGCCGGCCACCACTGCCAGAACGCcgtcatcatcatcctcatcctgGCCTGGGAGGGCATCCCCCGCACGCTGGGTGACACGCTCTACCAGGAGCTCACCGACACCCTCACCAAGTACGGCAACCCCACCAGCCGCCGCTGCGGCTTGAATGACGAGTAAGTCCCACCATGCCGCCGGTCCGGTTCGGGGAGACGGGATGGGAAGGGATGCGGGGATTCCCCCCTGTTTTTGGAGCTGCCATCACCGCGGCGGCGACTGATGCTCGTCCGCAgagtcaagttgtgccagggaaggatcagattggatattaggaaatatttcttgctggaaagcgtTGTGAAGcagcggaacaggctgcccagggcagtggtggagtcaccatccctggagggttggacagacggacatgaggttctcagaacatggggcagtgccaggggtgggttatggttggactcgatgatctcgaggggcttttccaacccaaatgattctgtccCTCCCACAGCCGGACCTGCGCGTGCCAAGGCAAGGACCCCAACACCTGCGGCGCTTCCTTCTCCTTCGGCTGCTCATGGAGCATGTATTTTAACGGCTGCAAATATGCCCGGAGCAAAACTCCTCGCAAGTTCAGGCTGGTGGGGGACAATCCCAAAGAGGTGGGTGATGCAGGCAGAGTGGGGAAAATAGGATTCCTTGTGGGATTTTTAGTGATTTTGGGAGGCGGGAGAAAGCAAGCCAGCCAGCCTGGTGAAACCACAGGGTGTAGATGTCCCAGAACCAGGATTTTTGATGTGACAGTGCCGGTATGGGGTGGCAGGAATGGGGACTCTAGAAACAGCAGGGATGATACCAGAGGGCTTGTGGGTTGAGCAAACAAAAGCACAACAGGTGCTGAAGCTGGAGGCTGAACGGCCAAAACCTCACCAGGAATTTAAACCACGTGCTTTGCACGATGAGGGACATCGTGGGAAGGGCACATGGCGTGCGGGGCCTCTGTCCCCAGTtgtgtccctgctgctgagaCCCATGGGTGACATTCCTCCATTTTTTTCCTACCGCAGGAGGAGCTGCTCCGGAAAAGCTTTCAGGACTTGGCCACTGAGGTTGCTCCACTTTACAAGAGGCTGGCGCCGCAAGCCTACCAAAACCAGGTACCGGCCACCCGCTTGTCCCTGTGCACCACAACGGCCCGGCAGCACTCAGAAGGGCACAGGGTGGCAGCGTGTAAGAGATTTCGGTTAACCGGAGCCTTCTCCTCCTTCCGCCAGGTTACCAACGAGGATGTGGCCATAGACTGCCGGCTGGGCTTGAAGGAGGGGAGGCCGTTCTCGGGAGTGACGGCGTGCATGGACTTCTGCGCTCACGCTCACAAAGATCAGCATAACCTCTACAACGGCTGCACGGTGGTAAGCAGGCGGCCGGCGGGGCTTTTCGGAGTGCTCTCCTCCGTGTTTTGGTCCTCAGTGTACCCAACCATGAGGGCTGTTCCTTGGTGTTTGCCCACCTCACATGAAACTGTTCTCATCTGAAACCACCCCACCTAGATGAAAACATGGTGCTAACGGGGACCGTGTGTTCGCGTGTTTGCTTTTGTCCGACCTAAACCCCACAGGAGGTTTCCGAATGTCGGCTGGGGACTGGTGTGGGCTGTTGGGGATGGCAGGGTGGTTTGGGTGGAGAATAATGTAATAATAACATCGATTTGGGGAATAAGGAGGTTTCATCCCTTTCCTGCCTGTGCCGCATCTGGCACCATCCCCTGATCCCCCTGCGCTCCCCCAGGTCTGCACGCTGACCAAGGAAGACAATCGCGTGGTGGGGAAGATCCCCGAAGATGAGCAGCTGCACGTCCTCCCCCTCTACAAGATGTCCAGCACGGATGAGTTTGGCAGCGAGGAGAACCAAAACGCCAAGGTGGGCAGCGGGGCCATCCAGGTGCTCACGTCCTTCCCCCGCGAGGTCCGCAAGCTGCCCGAGCCCGCCAAGTCCTGCCGGCagaggcagctggaagccaggaaaGCCGCCGCGGAGAAGAAGAAGCTGCAGAAAGAGAAGCTGATGACGCCAGAGAAGATCAAGCAGGAAGCGCTCGAGTTCCCCACGCTCCAGCAAAACGCAGGTAACGGGGCAGAGCTGAGGTACTGCCGCCCCGAGGTGCCCGGGAAGTGTGCGAGGGGACGGGGATGCGGTCGGGGGACTTCATCGGGCTGGTGGCGTCGAGTACTCTGCGTGTTGGGGTGCGGATGGCATTTCTATGATGCTTGTTTTTTAACTAGCGCGGTGGGGAGCTCTCGCTGCTGCCTGGAGCGCAGGTGCAAATTGGTGCCAGTGGCCCAGGCGATGCTGAGCTGGGATTTTCAAGTCCCAGGATGGACCTGGGATTTTTGAGTCTCAGGACAGACCTGGGATTTTTGAGTCCCAGGACGGACCTGGGATTTTTGAGTCTCAGGACAGACCTGGAAGTTTTGAGTCTCAGAATGGACCTGGGATTTTTGAGTCCCAGGATGGACCTGGAAGTTTTGAGTCCCAGGACGGACCTGGGATTTTTGAGTCCATCTGAGTTTTTGGGGTCCTGGCTCCTCGCCGACAGGTTCCTTGGCCAGCGGGTcacggtgtgtgtgtgtgctgtgcccGCAGGTGTGGCGTTGAAAAGCGGGCTGCCCCCGCAGCCACTGAAACCTTCCATCAAGGTGGAGCCGCAGAGCCATTACAACGCCTTCAAGTACAACGGCAACGCCGTGGTGGAGAGCTACTCGGTGCTGGGGAGCTGCCGGCCCTCCGACCCGTACAGCATGAACAGTGTTTACTCTTACCATTCCTACTATGCACAGCCCAATCTGCCTTCCGTGAACGGGTTTCACTCCAAGTTCGCGCTTCCCTCCTTCGGGTATTACGGCTTTTCCAGCAACCACGTGTTCCCCTCGCAGTTTCTGAATTACGGGGTGTCCGAGAGGAGCGGGAGCAGCTGGGTGAGCAACGGCTACGAGAAGAAGCCCAACGTCCCGGTTTTGCAGGAGAACCTCAACCACGCTTACGGGAACTCTGACTTCCCCGATCCCCTCCTGCACAGCGTCCGGAGCAAAAACCATCACCAGCGCACCTACGAGCGGGCCAACCGCTACGCCAGCCAGCAAAAAGCGGCGGCCGGGGCGCACAGGACTAACTCGGGCCCAGAGGAGGCGTCACCGTTTGCACAGAACTGTTTTGGCAGCCGACCCATCAAGCAGGAGCCCCCGGACCCTCCGCCCGCCATCGAGCCACTTCCCAGCACACCAGCCGTGCCCGGCGCCGGCTTAGCCCTTCCGACCAtcccggtgcgcggcgcggggctgGAGCAGCGCTGGAGCCCCTTCAAAGCGTCCCGGGGCGCGTCTTCTCCCGAGAGGACTAACCCGGCCGAGGGCTCGTGGAGCGCCCTGGTGCCGGGCGGGCGGGAGAAGCCGAGCGCCTTCGATGCTGCCGTGCGCTTGCCGCCACCAGAGAAGCAGTGGCCCGGTGTCCTGGCGGGAGAGCCGACGGCGCGCGGCTCGGGCTTGCTGCCGAAACCGTGGAGCCCCTGCAAGCTGGGGGAGGCGGCGCTGGCCGGCGCGGCCACCTCGAGCTTACTGGGGCCACTGGGTCTGGGTTCCACCTTGCCGGGGCTGCCGGGCTTCCCTGAGGAGCCGTGGGGCTCGGTGAAGGCGGAGGAGCGGAGGACGCCGGCACCCAGCCCGGGGCTGCCGGAGAAGCCGTGGGAGGCGGCGCTGGGGGAGAAGGGGACAGCGGGGCCTCCCCGG
This DNA window, taken from Patagioenas fasciata isolate bPatFas1 chromosome 26, bPatFas1.hap1, whole genome shotgun sequence, encodes the following:
- the TET3 gene encoding methylcytosine dioxygenase TET3 isoform X1, producing the protein MDGEGFHQEQTGSAGDPVDGPSRSQMEEGPINYVEERRLNEGGGLSLANGGRPEAGGTALMEPSGWSPGQPPTAGKAHLEDVRNLVAFSAVAEAVSSYRVPLPGSPSLLYEKFDSEMSRGGLSAADGVPRGEDLHALKAALALAKHGVKPPNCNCDGPECPDYLEWLEQKIKTALGEELASPRPRVAADPPPPPQEGAIDPQPVPETVEPCPPDGLPFSQSALTIAKEKNISLQTAIAIEALTQLSAALPQPAGNGHPPPPPPPATPFGPVAPPGPAWQRGDEPRYPPEPGAAPEPFFGTAPPRGGFAAPWGLEAEGAAGAGDPMAELEQLLGNADDYIKAAFKRPEVTTGKATVPKTEPPERAPGKDVPSSPRLPPTPPEPDLHKKTQLVLQQHLHHKRSLFLEKSLAATAAAAPDRPSDWWAPGAPAVPPKPFEKQAKEKKKKTPPEKPPPAKLLRKQVQIKKAKQKDSQPLFPPLWQISLEGFRAPAEPPAEEMQTEPPPACPPPPLALPPPTACPPPPPNPLDGGPAAPDSQERGAPGGGPQIHPAPAGLTGSEETPAAPPPAAPTPIVVDDKLEELIRQFEAEFGENFNLQPPETPAPLPAGAAEVPGGSVPAPQVPPTAAVPASSSAPQTGPKSFSFSPGKGSEPPFTARSPKQIKIESSGAITVVSTTCFYSEESQNPDADDADGTPTKDEVPLTPTLSGFLESPLKYLDTPTKSLLDTPAKRAQAEFPTCDCVEQIVEKDEGPYYTHLGSGPTVASIRELMEERYGEKGKAIRIEKVIYTGKEGKSSRGCPIAKWVIRRHNQEEKLLCLVRHRAGHHCQNAVIIILILAWEGIPRTLGDTLYQELTDTLTKYGNPTSRRCGLNDDRTCACQGKDPNTCGASFSFGCSWSMYFNGCKYARSKTPRKFRLVGDNPKEEELLRKSFQDLATEVAPLYKRLAPQAYQNQVTNEDVAIDCRLGLKEGRPFSGVTACMDFCAHAHKDQHNLYNGCTVVCTLTKEDNRVVGKIPEDEQLHVLPLYKMSSTDEFGSEENQNAKVGSGAIQVLTSFPREVRKLPEPAKSCRQRQLEARKAAAEKKKLQKEKLMTPEKIKQEALEFPTLQQNAGVALKSGLPPQPLKPSIKVEPQSHYNAFKYNGNAVVESYSVLGSCRPSDPYSMNSVYSYHSYYAQPNLPSVNGFHSKFALPSFGYYGFSSNHVFPSQFLNYGVSERSGSSWVSNGYEKKPNVPVLQENLNHAYGNSDFPDPLLHSVRSKNHHQRTYERANRYASQQKAAAGAHRTNSGPEEASPFAQNCFGSRPIKQEPPDPPPAIEPLPSTPAVPGAGLALPTIPVRGAGLEQRWSPFKASRGASSPERTNPAEGSWSALVPGGREKPSAFDAAVRLPPPEKQWPGVLAGEPTARGSGLLPKPWSPCKLGEAALAGAATSSLLGPLGLGSTLPGLPGFPEEPWGSVKAEERRTPAPSPGLPEKPWEAALGEKGTAGPPRDKPWDPFGLEEDVPEKPVKEEEEEEDEAEEEEEEEWSDSEHNFLDENIGGVAVAPAHGSILIECARRELHATTPLKKPNRCHPTRISLVFYQHKNLNQPNHGLALWEAKMKQLAERARARQEEAARLGLPPDAKAFAKKRKWGGALASEAPSKERRDAVPTRQAVAIPTNSAITVSSYAYTKVTGPYSRWI
- the TET3 gene encoding methylcytosine dioxygenase TET3 isoform X3, with product MEEGPINYVEERRLNEGGGLSLANGGRPEAGGTALMEPSGWSPGQPPTAGKAHLEDVRNLVAFSAVAEAVSSYRVPLPGSPSLLYEKFDSEMSRGGLSAADGVPRGEDLHALKAALALAKHGVKPPNCNCDGPECPDYLEWLEQKIKTALGEELASPRPRVAADPPPPPQEGAIDPQPVPETVEPCPPDGLPFSQSALTIAKEKNISLQTAIAIEALTQLSAALPQPAGNGHPPPPPPPATPFGPVAPPGPAWQRGDEPRYPPEPGAAPEPFFGTAPPRGGFAAPWGLEAEGAAGAGDPMAELEQLLGNADDYIKAAFKRPEVTTGKATVPKTEPPERAPGKDVPSSPRLPPTPPEPDLHKKTQLVLQQHLHHKRSLFLEKSLAATAAAAPDRPSDWWAPGAPAVPPKPFEKQAKEKKKKTPPEKPPPAKLLRKQVQIKKAKQKDSQPLFPPLWQISLEGFRAPAEPPAEEMQTEPPPACPPPPLALPPPTACPPPPPNPLDGGPAAPDSQERGAPGGGPQIHPAPAGLTGSEETPAAPPPAAPTPIVVDDKLEELIRQFEAEFGENFNLQPPETPAPLPAGAAEVPGGSVPAPQVPPTAAVPASSSAPQTGPKSFSFSPGKGSEPPFTARSPKQIKIESSGAITVVSTTCFYSEESQNPDADDADGTPTKDEVPLTPTLSGFLESPLKYLDTPTKSLLDTPAKRAQAEFPTCDCVEQIVEKDEGPYYTHLGSGPTVASIRELMEERYGEKGKAIRIEKVIYTGKEGKSSRGCPIAKWVIRRHNQEEKLLCLVRHRAGHHCQNAVIIILILAWEGIPRTLGDTLYQELTDTLTKYGNPTSRRCGLNDDRTCACQGKDPNTCGASFSFGCSWSMYFNGCKYARSKTPRKFRLVGDNPKEEELLRKSFQDLATEVAPLYKRLAPQAYQNQVTNEDVAIDCRLGLKEGRPFSGVTACMDFCAHAHKDQHNLYNGCTVVCTLTKEDNRVVGKIPEDEQLHVLPLYKMSSTDEFGSEENQNAKVGSGAIQVLTSFPREVRKLPEPAKSCRQRQLEARKAAAEKKKLQKEKLMTPEKIKQEALEFPTLQQNAGVALKSGLPPQPLKPSIKVEPQSHYNAFKYNGNAVVESYSVLGSCRPSDPYSMNSVYSYHSYYAQPNLPSVNGFHSKFALPSFGYYGFSSNHVFPSQFLNYGVSERSGSSWVSNGYEKKPNVPVLQENLNHAYGNSDFPDPLLHSVRSKNHHQRTYERANRYASQQKAAAGAHRTNSGPEEASPFAQNCFGSRPIKQEPPDPPPAIEPLPSTPAVPGAGLALPTIPVRGAGLEQRWSPFKASRGASSPERTNPAEGSWSALVPGGREKPSAFDAAVRLPPPEKQWPGVLAGEPTARGSGLLPKPWSPCKLGEAALAGAATSSLLGPLGLGSTLPGLPGFPEEPWGSVKAEERRTPAPSPGLPEKPWEAALGEKGTAGPPRDKPWDPFGLEEDVPEKPVKEEEEEEDEAEEEEEEEWSDSEHNFLDENIGGVAVAPAHGSILIECARRELHATTPLKKPNRCHPTRISLVFYQHKNLNQPNHGLALWEAKMKQLAERARARQEEAARLGLPPDAKAFAKKRKWGGALASEAPSKERRDAVPTRQAVAIPTNSAITVSSYAYTKVTGPYSRWI
- the TET3 gene encoding methylcytosine dioxygenase TET3 isoform X2: MDGEGFHQETGSAGDPVDGPSRSQMEEGPINYVEERRLNEGGGLSLANGGRPEAGGTALMEPSGWSPGQPPTAGKAHLEDVRNLVAFSAVAEAVSSYRVPLPGSPSLLYEKFDSEMSRGGLSAADGVPRGEDLHALKAALALAKHGVKPPNCNCDGPECPDYLEWLEQKIKTALGEELASPRPRVAADPPPPPQEGAIDPQPVPETVEPCPPDGLPFSQSALTIAKEKNISLQTAIAIEALTQLSAALPQPAGNGHPPPPPPPATPFGPVAPPGPAWQRGDEPRYPPEPGAAPEPFFGTAPPRGGFAAPWGLEAEGAAGAGDPMAELEQLLGNADDYIKAAFKRPEVTTGKATVPKTEPPERAPGKDVPSSPRLPPTPPEPDLHKKTQLVLQQHLHHKRSLFLEKSLAATAAAAPDRPSDWWAPGAPAVPPKPFEKQAKEKKKKTPPEKPPPAKLLRKQVQIKKAKQKDSQPLFPPLWQISLEGFRAPAEPPAEEMQTEPPPACPPPPLALPPPTACPPPPPNPLDGGPAAPDSQERGAPGGGPQIHPAPAGLTGSEETPAAPPPAAPTPIVVDDKLEELIRQFEAEFGENFNLQPPETPAPLPAGAAEVPGGSVPAPQVPPTAAVPASSSAPQTGPKSFSFSPGKGSEPPFTARSPKQIKIESSGAITVVSTTCFYSEESQNPDADDADGTPTKDEVPLTPTLSGFLESPLKYLDTPTKSLLDTPAKRAQAEFPTCDCVEQIVEKDEGPYYTHLGSGPTVASIRELMEERYGEKGKAIRIEKVIYTGKEGKSSRGCPIAKWVIRRHNQEEKLLCLVRHRAGHHCQNAVIIILILAWEGIPRTLGDTLYQELTDTLTKYGNPTSRRCGLNDDRTCACQGKDPNTCGASFSFGCSWSMYFNGCKYARSKTPRKFRLVGDNPKEEELLRKSFQDLATEVAPLYKRLAPQAYQNQVTNEDVAIDCRLGLKEGRPFSGVTACMDFCAHAHKDQHNLYNGCTVVCTLTKEDNRVVGKIPEDEQLHVLPLYKMSSTDEFGSEENQNAKVGSGAIQVLTSFPREVRKLPEPAKSCRQRQLEARKAAAEKKKLQKEKLMTPEKIKQEALEFPTLQQNAGVALKSGLPPQPLKPSIKVEPQSHYNAFKYNGNAVVESYSVLGSCRPSDPYSMNSVYSYHSYYAQPNLPSVNGFHSKFALPSFGYYGFSSNHVFPSQFLNYGVSERSGSSWVSNGYEKKPNVPVLQENLNHAYGNSDFPDPLLHSVRSKNHHQRTYERANRYASQQKAAAGAHRTNSGPEEASPFAQNCFGSRPIKQEPPDPPPAIEPLPSTPAVPGAGLALPTIPVRGAGLEQRWSPFKASRGASSPERTNPAEGSWSALVPGGREKPSAFDAAVRLPPPEKQWPGVLAGEPTARGSGLLPKPWSPCKLGEAALAGAATSSLLGPLGLGSTLPGLPGFPEEPWGSVKAEERRTPAPSPGLPEKPWEAALGEKGTAGPPRDKPWDPFGLEEDVPEKPVKEEEEEEDEAEEEEEEEWSDSEHNFLDENIGGVAVAPAHGSILIECARRELHATTPLKKPNRCHPTRISLVFYQHKNLNQPNHGLALWEAKMKQLAERARARQEEAARLGLPPDAKAFAKKRKWGGALASEAPSKERRDAVPTRQAVAIPTNSAITVSSYAYTKVTGPYSRWI